From Roseateles sp. SL47:
CGGCAGTCGGGGTAACCGGAGAAATCGGTCTCGCACATGCCGCCCACCAGCACCGAGGCGCCTCGCCGATAGGCCAGGGTGGCGGCAAAGGTCAGGAACAGCAGGTTGCGGCCCGGCACGAAGGTGTTGGGCAGCCCATTGGCCTGCAGTTCGATGGCGCGCTCCTGGGTGAGGGCGGTGTCGGAAATCTGGCCCAGCAGGCTCAGGTCCAGCAGATGGTCCTCGCCCAGCTTGGGGGCCCAGTGCGGGAATTGGGTGGCCATCTGCTGGCGGACCGTCTGGCGGCAGTCCAGCTCGATGCGGTGACGCTGGCCGTAATCAAAACCCAGGGTCTCGACTTCGGCAAACCGGTCCAGCGCCCAGGCCAGGCAGGCCGTGGAGTCCTGGCCGCCAGAAAACAGCACCAGCGCCTTGCGGCTGGAGGCAGTGACGGCGGGCGGCAGAGTCTGGGGCAACGAAACGTCGGGCATGGAGGCAACTCGAGGGCGGGAGCCCCGATTTTAGCGGTTGCCCTCTGAGGCGCCTGCCGTGCAGGGCCAATCGCCCACCTGCCTTCCGCCGACCGGGGGCCGACCCACCGCCGCCCCACGGGCGGCTCAACGCGTGGCTCAACACGTGGCTCAACGGGCGGCTACTGCCAACCTTACGGCCAACCTCACTGCCGAATTTCGCCCTGACCCAGCACCACCCACTTCATGGACGTGAGCCCTTCCAGGCCAACCGGCCCACGCGCATGGAACTTGTCGGTAGAGATGCCAATCTCCGCACCCAGGCCGTATTCAAAGCCGTCCGCAAAGCGGGTGCTGGCATTGACCATCACGCTGGCCGAATCCACCTCGCGCAGGAAGCGCAGGGCGTTCACGTGCAGCGTGGTCAGAATCGCATCGGTGTGGTGGGAGCCGTAGCGGTTGATGTGGGCGATGGCTTCGTCCAGGCTGTCCACGACCTTGATGCTGATGATGGGCGCCAGGTATTCGGTGCTCCAGTCGTCTTCCGTGGCGGCGACCAGGCGGGCGTCCTGCACCTCCAGCAACGCCGCGAAAGCACGTTCGCAGGCGCGCATTTCCACGCCCTTGGCGGCAAACACGCGACCGATGCGCGGCAGGAAGGCGGCGGCCTGGTCGGCATGCACCAGCAGCGATTCGGTGGCGTTGCAGGGGCTGTACTTCTGGGTCTTGGCGTTTTCGACCACCACCAGCGCCTGCGCCAGGTCCACCTGGGCATCGACATAGCAGTGGCAGTTGCCGTCCAGATGCTTGATGACCGGCACACGTGCATCGCGGCTGATGCGTTCAATCAGGCCCTTGCCACCGCGCGGGATGATGACGTCCACGAATTCGGGCATGGCGATGAGCAAACCGACGGCGGCGCGGTCGGTGGTGTTGACCAGTTGCACCGCGTCGGCGGGCAGGCCGGCTTCCTCCAGGCTTTGCGCCACCAGTTGCGCCAGGGCCAGGTTGCTGTGCAGCGCTTCGGAGCCGCCGCGGAGGATGCAGGCGTTGCCGCTCTTGATGGCCAGCGACGCTGCTTCGATGGTGACGTTGGGACGGCTCTCGTAGATCATGCCGAAGACCCCCAGCGGGACGCGCATCTGGCCGACGCTGATGCCGGTGGGGCGGCGCTTGACGCCGGTGATTTCGCCGATGGGGTCGGGCATGGCGGCGATCTGCTCGCAGCCCAGGGCGACGGTGTCCAGGGTCTTGGCATCCAGGCGGAGGCGGTCGACCAGAGGGGCGTCAAGACCGGCGCTGCGGGCGGCCTGGAGGTCGCGCTCGTTGGCGGACGACAGGGCTGGGCCGCTCTCGCGGAGGCGGCGGGCCAGCGCCAGGAGCGCTTGATTCTTCGCAGCAGTGGGCGCGGCAGCCATGAGCGTCGAAGCACGACGCGCGGCGCCGCCGACGCCATTCATGTAGGCAACTAGGTCGGTCATCGACATAGTTTAATGGGGCCCCCGGTTTGATGCGCCTAGGGCGCATCAAACACGCCCCCCGAGGGGGCTTGGGGCCGCCTTGGGAGCGGCCCGGCGGCAGCCCCTCGCACTCAGTGAGAGCCCCGCTTGAACGGCGCTGCGCGCGTTCATGCGACTCGGTGCCGGTAGGAGCGGTGAAGGGAGGGGGGCGGGGCGCCCCGGTTGAGGGGCGCTGGCGTGGGGTCAGGGCTGCGGGGCGCCGGGGACCGCCGGGGGCAGGAGGGCGCCGTTGATGTCGCGGATCTCGAGAGGCTTGCGGCCCCAGCTTTCCAGTTGCGGCAGCACTTTGGCCTTGTCACCCACGGCCACGACGATGAGGCCGGTGGGGTCTACATAGGTCCGGGCCGCTTGCAACGCGCTCGCCGCCGTGACGGCGTTGTACTTGCGCGGTAAGGTCGTGATGCTGTCCAGCGGCTGGCCCACCGCCCATTCGCTGGCATAACTCGAGGCCACCACTCGGTTGGTGTCAAACAGCCCCGGCAGCGCCAGCAACTGAGCATTGCGCACACGGTTCAACTCCGCTGAACCCATGGGCTTGGCCCGCATGCCGTCAATCTCCTTGAACATGTCGCTCAGCGCCGGCCCCGTCACGTCCGTGCGCACACTGCCCCGGATGCCAAAGGTGCCACTGTCCCGGTTGAGCGAGAAGCCGGAATACACCCCATAGGTGTAGCCCTTGACCTCACGCAATTGCGTGTTGATGCGGGACGTGAACAGGCCGCCCATGGCTGCATTCATCACCTTGATGTCGGCCGAGGCCGGCACCCCCACCTTCGGCCCGGGCGACACCACCGCCAGCGCCGTCTGCGGCGAGCCCGGCTTGTCCACCAGCACCACCCGCGCCGCCACCGGCTTCGGCGCCGCCGCATTCACCACCGGGGCCGCTGCAGTCGGCTTCACCCAGCCGCCAAACAGCTTGTCGACCAGCGGCTTGAGTTCGGCTTCCGTCAGGTCACCCGCCACCACCAGCGCCGCCTCATCCGGCCGGTAGTGCGCTTGCCAGAACTGCCTCAGCACCACCGGATCGCATCCGTTGATCGAGGCTTCCGTGCCCAGGCCGTTGGCCGCAAGCGGATGCCCGTCCCCATACACCACGCGGTTGCCCACCAGCGAGGCCACCGCCGGAGCCTGCTCGCGCTGCTGCGCCAGCGCCGCCAGACGCTCACCCTTGAGCCGCACCACCTCACCTTCGGCAAAGGCCGGGTTCTGGGTCACGTCCGCCAGCAGTGCCAGGCTCTGCGCAAAATTGCGCTTGAGACTGCTCACTTCCACCCGCGCTTCGTCGCGGCTGGAGCTGCTGGTGAGGGTGGCCCCCAGGCTGCCGGATTCGTCCGCAATCTGCTGCGCACTGCGCGATTGCGTGCCCTGCTGCAGCATCGCCGCCGTGAAACTGGCCAGCCCCGGCTTGTCCTGCGGATTGGCCGTCTGCCCCGCCCGCACGACGAGGGTGGCACTGACCAGCGGCAGCCCCGGGTTGGCAACATGGATGACCGTCATGCCGTTGGACAGCGTGAAGCGATGGCCATCCGGCAGCGACAGCGGCTTTGCCTTGCCCCCCTTGGGCTGCTGGCGACGCCAGGCCGCATCCGCATTCAGGGATTCACGTTCACCCTTGGCAGCCTTCGTGGGCATCGGCGGCGTCGGGACTTCCGCTGCCAGCTTCTGGTCTCCCGGCGTGGCGTAGAGCACCACCCGCGATTGCTTCTTGAGCTGTTGAGCCACCACATCGCGCACCTGCGCGCCAGTCATGCCCTGGTAGCGGCCCAGGTCCTTGGCGATGTAGTTGGGGTCGCCCGCTTGCTGGTTGTAGTAGTTGATCTGGTCCGCCAGCCCCTGCAGTTTCTCCAGGTGGGTCAGCAGGCCGGTTTCAATGGCCGCGCGGGCACGGGCCATTTCTTCCGGTGTGGGCGGGTTCTGCGAGAGGTCGGCAATGGCGTCATCCACCAGCTTCTCGATCTCTTCCAGCGATTTGCCCGGCCGAGCCACGATCTCGATGTTGAACACCGAGCCCAGCGACAGCGAATACTGCTGCACCGATACCGACTGGGCCAACTGCTTGTCATAGACCAGCGTCTTGTACAGGCGGCTGGACTTGCCTCCACCCAGCACATGTGAAGCAACATCCATTTCTGCATCACCCGGCTGGAAGACGGCCGGCGTCTGCCAGGCCATGTTCAGGCGCGACAGCTCAATGCGGTCGGTGACAGCAATGCGCTTTTCTTCAGTGATCTTCGGTTGCGCAACTTCCACGGGCGGCACGGCCTCGCCGGCCTTGAGCGGACCGAAATACTTCTCCACCAATTGGCGGGCTTGCGTCGGATTGAAGTCTCCTGCCAGCACCAGGGTGGCATTGTTGGGACGGTAGTAGCGCCGTGCAAAGGCCTTCACATCGGCCAGCTGGATGGACTGGATGTCCGCATGCGAGCCGATCACCGATGCGTAGTAGGGATGGTCTTCCGGATAAAGCGCATGGAACAGCGCCTCTTCCACGATGCCGTAGGGCCGGTTCTCCACCGACTGGCGGCGCTCGTTGCGCACCACATCCTGCTGGTTGGCCAGCGCGACCGAGTCGACCTCGTCGATCATGTAGCCAAGCATGTCCGACTTCAGCCACAGGCCCAGTTCCAACTGGTTGGACGGCAAGGTGAAGAAGTAGTTGGTGCGGTCGAAATCGGTGGAGCCGTTGGAGTCGGTACCCCCGGCTGCATCGATGATCTGGTCCGCCTGGCCACGCGGGATGTGACGGGTGCCGGCAAACATCAGGTGTTCAAACAAGTGGGCAAAGCCGGTCTGGCCCTTGGCCTCGTTGCGAGGCCCCGCATGCACCCACAGGTTAAAAGCCACCAGCGGCAGGCGGTGGTCTTCCACCAGGATCACCTCGAAGCCATTGGCCAGCTTGACCTTCTCCAGCTTGACCTGCAGCGTGCCGCCGTCGGTCGAGATGGCGCTGCCCGCTGCGGCAGGGGGCGCCGCCCAGGCGGATGCCGCGCCCAGGCCGCCAACGTTCAGGGCGGCCCAGACAGCCAGAGTCAAAGTCTTGATGCGCATGACAGGTGTCCCGTGGGAGGAGGAAAAAAAGTTGAAGGACGCACCCTACACAGGGTCAGGGCGGCCCACAAGTGCGGGAAGCAAGGCCTCGGGGGGGCGGTGGGCGGCGGTAAGGAGGAGTGAGGGGGCACAGAGGGATCAAGGGATCAAGGGGGCACAGGGGGGCAGGGCCCGCGTCAGGTCGAACGCAGCATCCAGAGCTGATGCAGCGGCAGCGGCTGGGCGCCCAGTTGCCGCAGGGCCTGCCCGCCCAGGTCGTCCCGCTGCAACTGGGGCACTCGCAGCCGCCGTTGTGGGTAGACCTTGGCCAGGGCCTGGACCAGTCGGGCCGCGTCCCGTGTATCGGGGGCGATGAAGCTGTTCACCATCACCGTCTCGTCCGGCAATGTGAACACCACCTGGGCCTGGCCGCACTGCCACGCGTGCGGCTCCGCCAGAGGCTGCAGGGACGCCTGTGTCACCTGCAGGGGAAGATCCGGCCAGCGGCGTTCGGCCTCGTCCAGCCAGTTCAGGGCGGTGGACATATCCACCGCATGAGGCGCCGGGTGGCCAGGATGCTGGTTCTCCCCAGCGTGTGCCGCCGGATCGGGCAGAGGGCCTGGACCCGTCGGCTGCCCAAGCGCCATCAGGGGCGCCTGCCACCCGTGCAGCACATGCACCGTCTCAAATCCGCGGCTTTCGTACAGCCGCCGCGCCCGCTCATTCTGGGCAAACACCTCCAGCTCCACCGCCTGTTGGCCCGACTGCCCCGCGCGGAGGATGAAGTCGTCCAGCAGCGCAGCGGCGGCACCTGTGCCGCGGGCCTCAGGCCGGGCGCCCATGGTGGCCAGCCGCCAGCGCCGGTGAGTCGGCCGTGCCGCGACCAGTGCAAAGGCCAGCGGCTGTCCGTGTGCCCCCAAGGCCACACGGGACAGCGAAAGGTCCACTCCTTGTCGCGCCAGAAAGGTCGGCCATTGGACCCGCGGGACTTCGAACGGCCCGATCAGATAGTCGGCGAATGCGGCGCGAAAGGCCTGATGCAGATCAGCCTCCGGACACGCATCGGCAGCCACCCGCTGCAACTGTGACGCAGCGAATTCGGCCGATTCAGCCGTTGCGGGATTGGCGAGCATGGGGGACATCCTTCTCATCCTGTGGGTTTCTCCATCCGCAGACCACCGGCAAAGCGCCCTTCAGCGCCATTCAGCGCCATTCAGCCCCTTTCAGCGCCCCAACCCCACCGGCAAGGCCAGCCAGACCGGGGCCGTGAGCGCAAACAGCAGGGTGGCCACCACCACGGCGCCGGAGGCCTCACCCTCCAGCGTGCGGTAGCGCTGCGAAAACATCATGGCGTTGGAACCGGGCGGCAGGGCCGCCATCATCACGATCACCGCAAGCCCCAGGCCCGACAGGCCGAACACCCAGTGAGCCACCACCAGCACCAGCGCGGGCAGCAGCACCAGCTTGATGGCGATCAGGCCCAACATCTCCCGCCATTCCTTCGGCCAGCCGTAATAGGACAGCGACATGCCGATCAGCACCAGGCATAGCGGCACCACCGCGCTCCCCAGCATCTGCAGCACTTCGTCCAACACCCGGGGCAGTTCGATGCCGGTGAGGTTCCACGCAAAACCGGCCAGCACGGGCAGCACCACCGGATGGATGATGGTGTTGCGCACGGTGATGAACAGGGTGGATGCGAGGCTGGCGCCGGTGGCGTGATGGCGGGCCAGATCGGACTCGACCAGCACGGTGGCCAGGGTCAGCAGTGTCAGCGAATGCAGGCTGACGATGGTGATGTGTACGGCCAACCCATCTTCTCCAAACACCCCCGCCACCAGCGGCACCCCTACCTGCAGCGTGTTGCCGAAGCAGGCGGTGATGCTGCGCACCGCAGGCACGGCCGGGTTGGCGGGACGGCGCCAGCGCTGCCAGGCATACACCCCCAGCAACGCCACCACCACCGGCGCAAAAAAGGCGGCAATGGTCAGCCAGGGCAGGGTGTTGAAGTCCACCCGCGCGGTGGTGCGGAACATCAGCGCGGGGACAAACAGATAAAAGGCCAGGTTGGACAGCACACGGGCGGGATCGGTGTCGCCGCCAGCCTTGCCCAGCCAGCGCATGTGTCCGACAAACCAGCCCATCGCCGAGGCGATGAAGATCGCCAGCAGCTTGGAAAACAAGATGGCCGTCATTCGCGAAAGTATGCCGGGTTGCCTGCTGCCCTGGTGCGGGCGCCGCACAGCCCGTCCGGCGGCGTGCGCCCAAGGCCGCGCCGGGGGATCAGGACGCCAGCGGCAATTCCAGCGCGAAACTGAACCGGCTGCCGCGGCTCGGCACGGTTTCCACATCGATCATGCCGCCCATCAGCTTCACCAACTGCTGGCTGATGGCCAGGCCCAGGCCGGTGCCGCCGGCCCGCCGGTTCTGGTCCGCCACCTGCTCGAAGGGCTGGAACAACCGGCGCATCTGCTGCGGCTCCATGCCGATGCCGGTGTCGGTGACGGTGAAACGCAGCACGATGCTGCTGGGGCCGCGCGCCACCAGGTCCACCGTCAGGCCCACACGGCCGTTGTCGGTGAACTTCACCGCATTGGAGAGCAGGTTGAGCAGCACCTGACGCAGCCGCTGGCCATCGGCCCGCACCCGGGCAGGCAGCTCGGGGTCCAGCTCGACATCAAACGCCAGGCCCTTCTCCGCCGCGCGCGGACGCATCGATTCACTGCACATCTCCAGCAGTGCCCGCAGGTCCAGCGGGTTGAGCTGCAGGGTCAGCTTGCCGGCCTCGATGCTGGCCACATCCAGCAGGTCGGTGATGAGCACCAGCAGGTGTTCGCCCGATTCGCGCATCAGCCGGATCTTGGACTGCTGGCTGTTGGTGAGCGATTTGTCCATCTGCAGCAGCTGCGCAAAACCAAGGATGGCATTGAGCGGTGTGCGGAACTCGTGGCTCATGGTGGCCAGGAAGCGGCTCTTGGCCTGATTGGCGGTTTCCGCCCGCTGCTTGGCCTGGGAGAGTTCCACCGTGCGGTCGGTCACCAGTTCTTCCAGGTGATCCCGGTGCTGAGTCAGTTCCTGCTCCGCCAGGCGGCGCTGGGTGATGTCGCTCACCAGGCCTTCCACCCGAGGGGCGCCGCCGTCCTGCACCAGATGCAGGCTGAGTTCCATCCAGAGGTCCCGGCCGTCCCGCGTGGTGACCAGCAGCGGCACCTGCTGCAGCAGCCGGTGGCGCTCCAGGGCCCGCGCCAGACGGCGGTATTCCTCCGGTTCGATGCGGACCACGCGGCGCAGGGTCAGGCCCTGGGCCTGCTCCGGATGGGCCAGCCCCAGCATATGGGCCAGCGCCTTGTTGATGCGCAGCAGCCGACCATGGCCGTCCGCCTGAAAGATGCCTTCGGCGGCATTCTCGAACAGGCTGCGGTAGCGTTGCTCGCTGTTGCGCACGCCTTCGGCAAAGTCCTGCAGCTTGGTGCTCATGGCATTGAGCTGCTCGGTCAGGTCGCCAATTTCGTCGGCATGTTCGGGGGTGATCTGCGCGCCCAACTCACCACTCGCCACCCGCTGGGCCAGGCCCCGCAGGCGGGACACCGGCCGCTCCACCAGCCGACGCACCAGCACATAGCTGGTCAGGCCAATGGCCAACAGCACCGTGGCCAGCAGGCTGGCTACCAGCCGGCGCGTCTCCCCCACACGCTGGTCGATGTAGGCGCGGGTGTAGACGATGCTGGCGCGGCCCAGGGCCCCGGCGGCGCCGTTGTCGGCACCGGAGCGATGGCTCAGTTCAAATTCGATGGTTTGAGGGCGCACGGCCGTGTCGGGCCGTTCCCGGCGCAGGGGCTCCAGACCTGGGGCGGTCAGCGTGATGGCATGCACCTCGGGGTCGGCCATGACGGCATCGAGCAGTTCCGACAGTGCCGCACTGTCCAGGTTCCAGACGGGCTCCGCAAAACCGCGCGCCACCAGTTGGGCCATGCGGCGCTGGCGTTCCAGCAGCTCGGCATCCAGCTCGCGCTCATGGCGATTGACCCAGTACAGGCCGATCAGGCCCACCAGGATGGTCGCGCTCAGGCTCAGCGCAGCCACCAGCCGCGTCTGGATGCTCAGCGTCGATCGACCCATGCACTCTCCCTATGCCTGGGGGCGAGTGTCGCAAAAAATGCGGGGGTTCCGCAGATGCCGAAACCCTCAGGAGTGAGGACGTCTGATGGCACTCAGCGCGGCCGCGGTGGCGACACCAGAAGCGGGGGCCGGTGAACCCGGGGATTCGGAGGTCGGGCTCCGGGACGGCCACGCCCCGGACGCCGCCAGAAGGCCCAGGATGCGATTCAGAAAGCCACTCCAACTCTGCAGCCGCTGATCGAGCACCGCCAGCGAACGAGCCTCATAGGCCGATGAACACAGCTCGGGGAGGTGGCGGATGGCGTCCATGGGGGGCGGGTCGGACAGCTGCTCCAAAAACAGTTGCGTGGTGGCCAGCCGCTCGGAACGGTGCAGCAGCGTGGCCAGTTCGGGCGACCATCCATTGGACAGCAACGCGTCCAACGATCCGACCTGATGCGACTGCTCCATCAACGAAATGCCGAGGCGCCGGATATCGTCTGCGCTGCGCGGTCGGGTGTTGATGAGCGCGTCGATCTCGCTTTGGCGCTCATTCAGCGTCCTGAGACGCAGCGACACCAGCAAACGCTTGTCAGCCGGAAGCGCTTCTACGGTCTGACGCAGGTGGGAGAAAGCTTGCAGGGTCTGGGCGTAGTGTTCGGCCCATTCCGCATCGCTGACCCTCAGCAGATTGGCGACGGGTTGCACGGGTGCAGCCGGCGCCGGGGCCCCAGGTGTGGGCCGTGCAGGCCGGGGCGGTTCGGTGTCGTGCGGCGGGATGCCGGAGGTCACGTAGAACGTTGGGGCACCAGGGCCGTAGGCAAGGTTCATGTTGAAGGGTCGACTGTGAGGGGGAAGCCCTTAGTTGGGCCGCTGCCCAATCGGATTCCGCCCCTCGGCTTCTCCCCTTGGATTTGGCCCCAGTAGTTCCCGGTCCTTCGGGTGAATGGCTGCGCAGTTGCTGGGCAACGTTGGAATTCAGCCGTCGGACCTACAGTGGCCTCGGCACCGGATCAGGCGACCGCGCGAGGGGCTGGGTGGGCGTTGACTGCAGGGCGGCAAGGGGCGCTGTTGTTTTTGGCGCCGACGTGGAGGCCAACGGTGCGGTGGCGCCCATCGCCTGGGACTTGGGCTGTGATGGCCCAGCGGGAGGCTCGACGTGAACCCTTTTCCTTGCGGCCAGGTGCGGCTGCTGGACCGCAGGCCTGTCACTGCTGGCACCGGGTTTTGACGACAACAGGGCCGATGGCGTGGAAGGCGAGTTGTCTTGCTTCAGCGCCTTGGCGGCTCCGGCCACACATCCATAGAGCTCAGTCAACTCGGTGTGGCAGTCCTCCACAGTGTCTGCCTGATCAAACTGGCACAGCAGATCATTGAACTGTTCGTTATACCGCTGCGCGGTTTCGGACCGGTTGCTGCTGAACAGCTGATTGCCCTGCTGCAGAATTGTCAGCCATCGGTTCAAGACGTGACCAAGCGCCTTGGGATTGGACTCCCCGACCAAGCGATGCAGCGCCGTCGTGGCCAGGAGGTGCATCTCAAGCGATTGCCGCGCCG
This genomic window contains:
- the queC gene encoding 7-cyano-7-deazaguanine synthase QueC, encoding MPDVSLPQTLPPAVTASSRKALVLFSGGQDSTACLAWALDRFAEVETLGFDYGQRHRIELDCRQTVRQQMATQFPHWAPKLGEDHLLDLSLLGQISDTALTQERAIELQANGLPNTFVPGRNLLFLTFAATLAYRRGASVLVGGMCETDFSGYPDCRDNTLKALQVALSLGLDAPMTLDTPLMFLTKAQTWALTESLGGAALNDLIIEHTHTCYLGQRETRHAWGWGCGHCPACELRARGYQEFTQARARA
- a CDS encoding glutamate-5-semialdehyde dehydrogenase codes for the protein MSMTDLVAYMNGVGGAARRASTLMAAAPTAAKNQALLALARRLRESGPALSSANERDLQAARSAGLDAPLVDRLRLDAKTLDTVALGCEQIAAMPDPIGEITGVKRRPTGISVGQMRVPLGVFGMIYESRPNVTIEAASLAIKSGNACILRGGSEALHSNLALAQLVAQSLEEAGLPADAVQLVNTTDRAAVGLLIAMPEFVDVIIPRGGKGLIERISRDARVPVIKHLDGNCHCYVDAQVDLAQALVVVENAKTQKYSPCNATESLLVHADQAAAFLPRIGRVFAAKGVEMRACERAFAALLEVQDARLVAATEDDWSTEYLAPIISIKVVDSLDEAIAHINRYGSHHTDAILTTLHVNALRFLREVDSASVMVNASTRFADGFEYGLGAEIGISTDKFHARGPVGLEGLTSMKWVVLGQGEIRQ
- a CDS encoding M16 family metallopeptidase, with the translated sequence MRIKTLTLAVWAALNVGGLGAASAWAAPPAAAGSAISTDGGTLQVKLEKVKLANGFEVILVEDHRLPLVAFNLWVHAGPRNEAKGQTGFAHLFEHLMFAGTRHIPRGQADQIIDAAGGTDSNGSTDFDRTNYFFTLPSNQLELGLWLKSDMLGYMIDEVDSVALANQQDVVRNERRQSVENRPYGIVEEALFHALYPEDHPYYASVIGSHADIQSIQLADVKAFARRYYRPNNATLVLAGDFNPTQARQLVEKYFGPLKAGEAVPPVEVAQPKITEEKRIAVTDRIELSRLNMAWQTPAVFQPGDAEMDVASHVLGGGKSSRLYKTLVYDKQLAQSVSVQQYSLSLGSVFNIEIVARPGKSLEEIEKLVDDAIADLSQNPPTPEEMARARAAIETGLLTHLEKLQGLADQINYYNQQAGDPNYIAKDLGRYQGMTGAQVRDVVAQQLKKQSRVVLYATPGDQKLAAEVPTPPMPTKAAKGERESLNADAAWRRQQPKGGKAKPLSLPDGHRFTLSNGMTVIHVANPGLPLVSATLVVRAGQTANPQDKPGLASFTAAMLQQGTQSRSAQQIADESGSLGATLTSSSSRDEARVEVSSLKRNFAQSLALLADVTQNPAFAEGEVVRLKGERLAALAQQREQAPAVASLVGNRVVYGDGHPLAANGLGTEASINGCDPVVLRQFWQAHYRPDEAALVVAGDLTEAELKPLVDKLFGGWVKPTAAAPVVNAAAPKPVAARVVLVDKPGSPQTALAVVSPGPKVGVPASADIKVMNAAMGGLFTSRINTQLREVKGYTYGVYSGFSLNRDSGTFGIRGSVRTDVTGPALSDMFKEIDGMRAKPMGSAELNRVRNAQLLALPGLFDTNRVVASSYASEWAVGQPLDSITTLPRKYNAVTAASALQAARTYVDPTGLIVVAVGDKAKVLPQLESWGRKPLEIRDINGALLPPAVPGAPQP
- a CDS encoding GNAT family N-acetyltransferase, whose amino-acid sequence is MLANPATAESAEFAASQLQRVAADACPEADLHQAFRAAFADYLIGPFEVPRVQWPTFLARQGVDLSLSRVALGAHGQPLAFALVAARPTHRRWRLATMGARPEARGTGAAAALLDDFILRAGQSGQQAVELEVFAQNERARRLYESRGFETVHVLHGWQAPLMALGQPTGPGPLPDPAAHAGENQHPGHPAPHAVDMSTALNWLDEAERRWPDLPLQVTQASLQPLAEPHAWQCGQAQVVFTLPDETVMVNSFIAPDTRDAARLVQALAKVYPQRRLRVPQLQRDDLGGQALRQLGAQPLPLHQLWMLRST
- a CDS encoding AEC family transporter, which translates into the protein MTAILFSKLLAIFIASAMGWFVGHMRWLGKAGGDTDPARVLSNLAFYLFVPALMFRTTARVDFNTLPWLTIAAFFAPVVVALLGVYAWQRWRRPANPAVPAVRSITACFGNTLQVGVPLVAGVFGEDGLAVHITIVSLHSLTLLTLATVLVESDLARHHATGASLASTLFITVRNTIIHPVVLPVLAGFAWNLTGIELPRVLDEVLQMLGSAVVPLCLVLIGMSLSYYGWPKEWREMLGLIAIKLVLLPALVLVVAHWVFGLSGLGLAVIVMMAALPPGSNAMMFSQRYRTLEGEASGAVVVATLLFALTAPVWLALPVGLGR
- a CDS encoding ATP-binding protein, yielding MGRSTLSIQTRLVAALSLSATILVGLIGLYWVNRHERELDAELLERQRRMAQLVARGFAEPVWNLDSAALSELLDAVMADPEVHAITLTAPGLEPLRRERPDTAVRPQTIEFELSHRSGADNGAAGALGRASIVYTRAYIDQRVGETRRLVASLLATVLLAIGLTSYVLVRRLVERPVSRLRGLAQRVASGELGAQITPEHADEIGDLTEQLNAMSTKLQDFAEGVRNSEQRYRSLFENAAEGIFQADGHGRLLRINKALAHMLGLAHPEQAQGLTLRRVVRIEPEEYRRLARALERHRLLQQVPLLVTTRDGRDLWMELSLHLVQDGGAPRVEGLVSDITQRRLAEQELTQHRDHLEELVTDRTVELSQAKQRAETANQAKSRFLATMSHEFRTPLNAILGFAQLLQMDKSLTNSQQSKIRLMRESGEHLLVLITDLLDVASIEAGKLTLQLNPLDLRALLEMCSESMRPRAAEKGLAFDVELDPELPARVRADGQRLRQVLLNLLSNAVKFTDNGRVGLTVDLVARGPSSIVLRFTVTDTGIGMEPQQMRRLFQPFEQVADQNRRAGGTGLGLAISQQLVKLMGGMIDVETVPSRGSRFSFALELPLAS